In Carassius auratus strain Wakin unplaced genomic scaffold, ASM336829v1 scaf_tig00215781, whole genome shotgun sequence, the sequence AAAGGGGAAggcttttttctttcataaatgcATCAATCGTCTCTCCTGCTCGTCTTTCTGTCTCCCTCCCACTGGTACTATTGATCCAGCAGTTTGACTGTTTATTCGGTTAAACGTGGAATTTTTTTTGGCTCTATGAGAAATGTTGTGTTTGCacagtgtgtgttgtggttgttTGGTGTATTTGAAAATGATTCTTGATGATTGATCTTAGACGGCATCATAACAGAGCTAACTAACCTCAACGTTTGACTTCTGACTCCATGGTCTCTAGttgagataaacacacacacatacccaaaAAGAAACAGCATCTGGATGAAATTTAGAAACTTAATTGTAGTCACTTGATGGATCATTTATGAACTCCATTTATAATTTAATCCAAACCCCTTATAATTAAACTTTTCAGATGGTAATAAAATGTAAGCATGTCCTCACTGACAGttgtttgtctttgtctttttttttcagatccaGCCATATGATAAGATCAAGGCCAAGGGTATTCCAGACAACATAGCAGACAGTCTGAATAAGCTGGTGGTGGTGAAGCTGAATGGAGGTCTGGGAACCAGCATGGGCTGCAAAGGGCCTAAGAGCCTTATTAGTGTCCGTAACGAGAACACTTTCCTGGATCTAACTGTCCAACAGATTGAGGTTTGTCTTATGACACTGAAAGCTTGAAGTATGGTTTCACAAATGAAGGTCTCTAACATCTTCCTGTTAAAGTCTCAAAGACTTTTGTTTAGCAAGGGCTAATGTAACCATGCTAATTAGCCAAAAATCACCCCTGTGGTTTCAACAGGTTTGTTAGTTCCTACAAAATAGACAGTTTTCCTTCCTGCATAAATTGCATTATGTAATCCACATTTGGTTTAAAAAGACACAACGCTACTATtctgtgaattgttttttttatagcacATTTTGCAAGATACTATATTTCTAATATTCTCCAGGTGTTTTTATCTGTAGGGAATGCACATTCAattattgtctttttaaaatgcatcTCAGATAAAAGAGCTTCTCAGATTTGTACCCAAAGAAATATAAACCACTCCAGATGGGGAAAACACAGCAGCTGAGAGATTTGAAAGTGGGCAAATAGGCCTCCACCTTTAGATCTTAAATCACAAACATATGTTCCTCTGTATTTGCTTTCTCTTgctttcttcatcttcatctacAGCTGTAATACACAGACACATTCCTTCATTTATACAGAGTGAGTATTTTAAACCAGCAGCAACAGGCTCTGTGCTAGTTATTTTTCTCAGTGCCTTGGACTGAAGGATAGGTAGTGAGCATGAAAGAGAACTTGGAGTAAAACAGAGAAGGCTGTGTGCTGGGCAAGAGGGAAAAAAAGGATAGGGGCCAAATACTGAGCCCTGTGGGACGCCCTTACTGAAGAACATTCAGCTCAGTGTCTCTTCGACAGACCGTTTACCTGCTTCATGTAGTCAGATATCCCACTCACTCAATAAGGCCCATTAGTACATGTAAATGGGTAATCTGTCCTTCTCTCTCAGAAATACAGACGGTTGTTTCTGTACTTGGCAGGCCTTGCTTCTCTCTAGGCGGAGATTTATGGGCATAAATTCATAACAGAAAACTTTCCCAACACATCCAACAGTTTAGATTAGTTTGGATAGGAGATATGTCTAAGCCTATATCCATTTGAGACCATGTTTTATCAGCTTGGCTCGTGTTAAAGATCACACGTTTACAGAATTGTCTAAATAACTTCTGTTATTTAGAATTATCTAGAGTTCATTTTTTCCAGATAAAACATAATGTGTTACAGAATTTACTAAACCTGCCAAAGTATCTGTATTAATGTGAAACATTTTGGGTTCACAGTCATTGTTAGATTGTTTAGAATGTTAATGGAAAAAAACATGAGTTAACCTGCTggataattatttttgtattttttttttctctggtcTCCTCAGCACTTGAATAAAACATATAATGCTGATGTTCCACTGGTGCTTATGAACTCTTTCAATACGGATGAAGACACTAAGAAGATCCTACAAAAATACACGCACCACAGAGTCAAGATACACACTTTCAACCAGAGCAggtatttaacacacacacacacacacacacacacacacacacacacacgcacacacacacgcacacacttacctgacaagaaatatatttacttttattttgaaataaagctAATTAGAATTAATAAGCCTAAACtaaaatcatgcatttttaaaatggaaaaaagtaatttatataaagttaattattattccagatttattacatttatttgacttcTTTTAGTACGTATTCTGAGAATAGCTAAGTAAACCCTAACCACAGATATATACAAAGTAATGTAACATATATGTAGTTTAAGTACAATATATCTCGGTTGATGACACATCATATAAGCCCACACATctacagtgtttggaataacgccgtttaatgacaactgtgaggggggtgaatttttttttacaactcatccgtttaaattatattaagacttaaagttctgcataattaagggcgtggccacttgagtgacaggtggattgccgctgctgacaatgccatTGCGCTAGGTGGGCATGGCTTCAGCAATCAgatcccgcctttttgcccattttcgattatccgggagagtcgcgcggtgatgcgctgccaagatggccaCGGCCCGCTCTGCatactttaggcttcaaaaccgctattgaggagtctatgggtgacgtcacggacactacgtccatattttttttacagtctatgggcagcgccagcggcgccaaacacacacacgcaacagctacacagagattcgcagcagcagtaGAAATGGCGAGTCAGTAGCAATCTGATGAAATGTTGGagttttcaaggtggagatataagcactacttcaaattcattgtggtcaaaggcaagaatgtgcatttaatgtgtacatgtaatatgtgacagtgacacacgcatctacaaagctagtggccaaaaacacttctCTTACAAAGATTATActtggaagtgcaggataaaactcttgcgtctgttgacgtgcaataaatattgaaagttatgtacgaacacctgtctgttctactcatttcaactgacttgtgaaaactgcaaagaaaaataaaaaatacaaatcctttgacatatagcaatttattttttgttgtaaagtaacgcaaatagttactttctctggtaacgagttacttttactATAGAGTAATTAttttactaactcagttactttttggaacaagtagtgagtaactataactaattacttttttaaagtaacattcccaacagtgcacatcaaaaaaaaaaagaaaagaaaacgattGTATTGTATTGAATAAGCCTGAAATGCAAGAgcgcaaaaaaatattttagagccCCCCTAAAAGCTAATTTGCATaagcaatgtatttttttgtgtccATAAATATAAACAAggcttgacattttttttctttctataacTTTATTTTAGTGTTTGCATCTATTTTATCGATCCATTTGAGCTATTTTATGACTTCATATCTTACAGATTTTTAGCGATGCAGCTTTgtgtataaactttttttttttatttcacagacTATCATTATATTTATAAGTCATttcaattatctttatttttacatttatattagaaTACATTAGAAATGTAGACTTTCTCTCTTCTAAATTCTCCAGGTATCCACGCGTGAATAAGGAGTCCTTGTTGCCGGTCGCTAAGCACATGGCTATGACAGGAGAGAATGCAGATGTGTGGTATCCTCCTGGTCATGGTGACATTTATGCCAGCTTTTATAACTCCGGTCTGTTGGAGCAACTCATCGCTGAAGGGAAGGAGTATATTTTTGTCTCCAACATCGATAACCTGGGCGCAACGGTAGACCTGTACATACTGAACCACCTGGTGAGCCAGCCGAACGGCAAACGCTGTGAGTTCATCATGGAGGTCACAGACAAGACCAGAGCAGATGTGAAGGTGAGCGAATGTTATTTGTGTGGGATATTACACCGTAGTCCAAAACAACAGTGCGACTTTTAATCAGAGGAATTATAATTTCAACCAAACAGCCATTATAGCCaagtgtattttaaatgtgtaagaaCAGTGAAAGGAAAGGAAGGTGACAGATTGTATAACCAGATGTAAACAAGGCCAGTGATTCTTTATTAATAGACTCTGGAGCAAAGCACCGTGACAAGAAATTATCTTCTTTTAGTCCAAGTTCAGTAATTTGTATTTATGTCCATAAAGTTCATTTCGAGGTAAATAGATTTTTTCATGCATGTAAATAAATGAGCTGTATTTGTAGAGAACGAGGCTTATGCATGTTGCATTGTCATTGaaggttgtgtgtttgtgttgtccaGGGAGGTACGCTCATTCAGTACGATGGTAAGCTCCGGTTATTGGAAATCGCCCAGGTTCCCAAAGCTCATGTAGATGAATTCAAATCGGTGACCAAGTTTAAGATCTTCAACACCAACAACCTGTGGATCTCCTTATCTGCCATAAAGAGACTACAGGAACAGAACGCCATGGACATGGAAATCATAGTCAACCCTAAGGTATGAAAACTAAAGGCTTAAAGAAGCAACAGCTTGAGCATTGTGTTTTATTACAACATATCAAAGTACTGCAGTCAAATGAACCTGAAATTATACagcttcctttaaaaaaattcagGCAACCAGACATTTGATTTTCTTAATTTCTTGTTTGAATTTTCCTTTTCATGTTTTCAGCACTATTTATAGCTGTGCACTAGAAATCTGTTTTATTCCCCTGGCCGTCCTCTCCTTTGCACGATCGCTTCTGAAACTTTAGCTGAGAACCTGATTAATTTATCAGTCCACGTGGGACCCTGTAACACTGCGCTTCTGCTGTCTTCTTTGTAGAGCGTTCACTTCGGAATAAAACCCACTTACAAAACACAAGCACTATAACAAGCTGATATTGAGACTGTGTGCTTGAGTGTCCTTTTTATACCAGACCCAACATCTCATTTGAGTAGTAGGGATCTAGTTCAAGACTTGTGTGATCAGAGAGTTTGATGGAGGGTTTTGCAActaatgaaagtgaaaaaaaaaatacatttagaaaagtaCATTAATAAACAATTGAAATAGGAACAATTTCTGTTGGGTTTTCTGTTCTCAGTCCATCACAGGAAACTAAAGAAATGAAAGGTAACCATAAGTTCTGATTTTAAAGATCCTGCAGACCCTGTCTAGAGTAGTACACAGTTCAGCAGAGCTCCATATTGTAGCACCATTTCTCCCCCTAAGGCACAGGCTCTCATCCAGCAACAAATTAGAGTTTGTTCTAGATTTCTTCAAATCCAATCCCTCCCGCTCCTGTTGCTGTCCACCTTCTACATTTTTGCCTGTGTGATACCAAGACCAACTATACAATGCATTTACACTTCCTAAACATTACACACTTCCATTTAACATTATTGTTCTTCATAGAACAAGTATAAATAGTTTCTTGACAGAAAACATAAATCTGAAAATTAAGTCACGAAGAAACGAAAATGTCCTATTTTCTAAATGGattttattgtgaatgattaTTCCACACGTTTCATTACTATTATTTGTttcacattataatttttttaatcaaaatgtcacaaCCCGACTTCTCTATGGTGACAAATTTCAGATTTCTCCTCTTATTTTCGTCTTTTTCTTATAAATAGACAAACTCTCATTCAGATCtacctccatccaatcaacaactcaTGAACAGAACCAAGTCCTgtccttcatttatttatttattttttatataatttaaattggaTGTACAACGAGGAAAAGTTCTGTTCCATCTATTTTAGGTCTAATTTTATATACAGTTGGGAAATATTAAAGCTTGATACTGCACTGGAAATTTGAGGGGTTTTCCCATTTAAATGTGGATATGAATGTTTcaagattttgaaaaatgtaatattattattaaatataatatttctagGTCACTGATCAAATATGCACATTTGAAACACTGACAGCATCAAGTATGAATATTCCATATAATTTGTCCATATAGTTGCTAAAATCCTTTTCTGCCTCTCTCTCTACTACAGACTATAAATGGGGGGCTGAATGTCATTCAGCTGGAGACCGCAGTGGGTGCTGCCATCAAGTGCTTTGATAACGCCTTGGGCATCAACGTGCCTCGCAGCCGCTTCCTTCCTGTCAAAACCACATCTGACCTCCTCCTGGTTATGTCCAACCTGTACAGCCTGGAGGCAGGGTCTCTGAACATGAGCGAGAGGCGCGAGTTTCCCACAACTCCTCACGTCAAACTGGGCAGCTCCTTCACCAAGGTACCGCCCCTAATGAAGCATTcacatcaaatgattcattcaaatcaCACGGTGTTCCTCTCACACTGCAGTGTGTGGACATGATCTCACTAGAGATTCAAGACAATCAAATCTGCCAGCAACAAACCCTCTAAGATTTAAAAACAAGGACATTTTCATGATCACAGCTTCTGGATTCTCTAAAAAAGAATATCTCACAACAGACGGTTAATATACAGTCCAATACTTAGGAAGCCTTGATCCAGTTTCCTTTTTTGTCCTTAAAGGTTCAAGAATATGTCACACGGTTCGAGAGCATTCCTGACATGTTAGAGCTGGATCACTTGACGGTGTCTGGTGACGTCACCTTCGGAAAGCAAGTCTCTCTAAAGGTAAGACCAAggaacatcttaaaaaaaaaaaaagtttgcccaATCAGACGTTTTTGCAGGGTGTTGTACTGTCTGATTATTCCTGTATTCGCAGGGAACCGTCATCATCATAGCCAACCATGGAGACCGAATCGACATTCCGGCCGGCTCtatgttggaaaataaaatag encodes:
- the LOC113095740 gene encoding UTP--glucose-1-phosphate uridylyltransferase-like isoform X2; the encoded protein is MAEFQEVMRQQLESSMQAELEKLLSTAKGAEAEVSKKDFEGFRKLFQRFLQVKGPSVEWAKINRPPEDSIQPYDKIKAKGIPDNIADSLNKLVVVKLNGGLGTSMGCKGPKSLISVRNENTFLDLTVQQIEHLNKTYNADVPLVLMNSFNTDEDTKKILQKYTHHRVKIHTFNQSRYPRVNKESLLPVAKHMAMTGENADVWYPPGHGDIYASFYNSGLLEQLIAEGKEYIFVSNIDNLGATVDLYILNHLVSQPNGKRCEFIMEVTDKTRADVKGGTLIQYDGKLRLLEIAQVPKAHVDEFKSVTKFKIFNTNNLWISLSAIKRLQEQNAMDMEIIVNPKTINGGLNVIQLETAVGAAIKCFDNALGINVPRSRFLPVKTTSDLLLVMSNLYSLEAGSLNMSERREFPTTPHVKLGSSFTKVQEYVTRFESIPDMLELDHLTVSGDVTFGKQVSLKGTVIIIANHGDRIDIPAGSMLENKIVSGNLRILDH
- the LOC113095740 gene encoding UTP--glucose-1-phosphate uridylyltransferase-like isoform X1; amino-acid sequence: MSLYVEGLSKELHSDPNKMAEFQEVMRQQLESSMQAELEKLLSTAKGAEAEVSKKDFEGFRKLFQRFLQVKGPSVEWAKINRPPEDSIQPYDKIKAKGIPDNIADSLNKLVVVKLNGGLGTSMGCKGPKSLISVRNENTFLDLTVQQIEHLNKTYNADVPLVLMNSFNTDEDTKKILQKYTHHRVKIHTFNQSRYPRVNKESLLPVAKHMAMTGENADVWYPPGHGDIYASFYNSGLLEQLIAEGKEYIFVSNIDNLGATVDLYILNHLVSQPNGKRCEFIMEVTDKTRADVKGGTLIQYDGKLRLLEIAQVPKAHVDEFKSVTKFKIFNTNNLWISLSAIKRLQEQNAMDMEIIVNPKTINGGLNVIQLETAVGAAIKCFDNALGINVPRSRFLPVKTTSDLLLVMSNLYSLEAGSLNMSERREFPTTPHVKLGSSFTKVQEYVTRFESIPDMLELDHLTVSGDVTFGKQVSLKGTVIIIANHGDRIDIPAGSMLENKIVSGNLRILDH